A DNA window from Aspergillus nidulans FGSC A4 chromosome I contains the following coding sequences:
- a CDS encoding ankyrin repeat domain-containing protein (transcript_id=CADANIAT00007448) has translation MRLAIVYLLFSFCASIAATGIRGSAERIYMQEEIFDDPGKDGGIATGCVGSRTGLRGQPNRCTLRELCEYIWAPTNQHNTKPDPAKMSWPSWSAAAADDIWSKGERTVAEAMALVVEGVDEKNRKGKKKGVYYNGYWDASKVLPGFSTTASEYYRAARELGDWQVAARRAIEAQLGGNGLNPDQKRLFKNWNMEGERAVKLVVGLRRKDLNEFVIKQMRRPLYFGRQIARTPMTDYEEFAKMQGAMQPDRGGTIVMYEQGYPGGRAQLIADYDAAISLMRQTQDNRLHRRAITSWAHSSNRIKNCKPFFLLTLLIATDRPKDVLPLQALLFQPSVLLHLTTMHPTGAPVLPTKVLLRIAVHLKPLDQISLLQVFPTIAGLFNLQQFASTDENGNTILHLQARASTTAGDLTHPGASTPYFPTILDCSQGDILHPQNRDGQTPLMEAAFAGNIPFMQRLLEKDPEGLNMVDGVGATALWYAVYGKNVPATALLLEQPSVDVNHQLTEGEGRDAYQVTPFMHALWHGWGRYDIISLFIKHPATDLTFLDSTGQTAIHLAIQEEREDIVRDLLECGRLDVNAAWGNGWTPLHSAAAGYKDTKFVKLLLAQDGIDVNRATVTGETPLMTTKSPHCMEVLLAHPGIEIDRVDDFGWTALGYTAYRGGRGALECAHVLLQHGARPDLVDLDGYTPRDRAEQAKHWEMVKLLEDALGQK, from the exons ATGAGGCTGGCCATAGTTTAcctccttttctctttttgcGCGAGTATCGCTGCCACGGGTATTCGTGGCTCTGCTGAACG TATCTACATGCAAGAGGAAATCTTCGACGACCCCGGAAAGGACGGCGGGATCGCCACGGGCTGCGTCGGCTCACGGACAGGGCTCCGAGGGCAACCCAACCGGTGCACTCTGCGTGAGCTCTGCGAGTACATCTGGGCGCCGACAAACCAGCACAACACGAAACCCGACCCGGCCAAAATGAGCTGGCCGTCGTGGAGCGCAGCCGCTGCGGACGACATTTGGAGTAAAGGCGAAAGAACTGTAGCGGAGGCGATGGCCTTGGTTGTGGAAGGCGTCGATGAGAAGAACCgcaaggggaagaagaagggcgtgTACTATAATGGGTATTGGGATGCTTCCAAGGTGCTTCCCGGGTTTAGCACCACGGCGAGCGAGTACTACCGTGCGGCGCGGGAGCTGGGCGACTGGCAGGTGGCCGCCAGGAGGGCGATTGAGGCGCAGCTTGGAGGAAATGGCCTCAATCCCGATCAGAAGAGGCTATTCAAGAACTGGAATATGGAGGGCGAGCGGGCCGTGAAGCTGGTGGTGGGCTTGCGGCGGAAGGACCTCAATGAGTTTGTGATCAAGCAGATGAGGCGGCCGCTATACTTCGGTCGACAAATTGCGAGGACGCCCATGACAGACTACGAGGAGTTCGCCAAAATGCAGGGGGCGATGCAGCCTGATAGGGGAGGCACGATCGTCATGTACGAGCAGGGCTACCCCGGTGGCCGGGCGCAGTTGATCGCGGACTACGATGCGGCCATCAGCCTAATGCGCCAGACGCAGGACAACCGGTTGCATCGGAGGGCTATCACGAGTTGGGCGCATTCGAGCAATCGGATCAAGAACTGCAA gcctttttttttgcttacGTTGCTGATCGCAACCGATCGTCCAAAGGATGTATTGCCCCTCCAGgcgcttctcttccaaccaTCTGTCCTCTTGCATCTAACCACAATGCATCCCACCGGAGCCCCTGTTCTGCCCACTAAAGTCCTTCTTCGCATCGCAGTTCATCTCAAGCCTCTGGATCAGATCTCCCTGCTACAAGTATTTCCCACAATCGCTGGTCTTTTCAACCTCCAACAGTTTGCCAGCACAGACGAGAATGGCAACACCATTCTCCACCTCCAGGCTCGAGCGAGCACCACTGCTGGGGACTTAACACATCCTGGTGCCAGCACTCCATATTTTCCAACCATTCTAGATTGCAGCCAAGGTGACATCCTCCATCCCCAGAATCGAGATGGCCAAACTCCCTTGATGGAGGCGGCGTTTGCGGGCAATATTCCATTCATGCAGCGActgttggagaaggatcctgaaggaCTCAACATGGTTGATGGTGTTGGAGCAACAGCATTGTGGTATGCTGTCTATGGGAAAAACGTCCCGGCGActgcgctgctgcttgaaCAGCCATCCGTCGATGTCAACCACCAACTGACAGAAGGCGAAGGCCGAGATGCCTACCAAGTCACACCGTTCATGCACGCTCTTTGGCACGGCTGGGGGAGATACGATATCATCTCTTTGTTTATCAAGCACCCAGCAACTGACCTGACATTTCTGGACTCGACTGGCCAGACTGCCATTCACCTGGCTATACAGGAAGAGCGAGAGGACATAGTACGCGATTTGCTCGAGTGCGGTCGCCTCGATGTCAATGCTGCCTGGGGTAATGGCTGGACTCCCTTACACAGCGCCGCCGCAGGCTATAAGGACACCAAATTCGTCAAGCTCCTACTCGCACAGGATGGCATCGATGTCAACCGGGCCACAGTCACCGGGGAAACTCCCCTGATGACAACCAAATCCCCTCATTGCATGGAAGTCCTGCTTGCTCATCCTGGAATCGAGATTGACCGTGTAGATGACTTTGGTTGGACTGCGCTGGGCTATACCGCATATCGCGGTGGCCGCGGGGCACTGGAATGTGCACATGTCCTTCTACAGCATGGAGCGCGCCCTGATCTCGTGGACCTGGACGGCTACACCCCGAGAGATAGAGCAGAGCAGGCCAAGCACTGGGAGATGGTGAAGCTATTGGAGGATGCCCTCGGCCAGAAGTGA
- a CDS encoding LysM peptidoglycan-binding domain-containing protein (transcript_id=CADANIAT00007449), protein MVPNPVFLLTLALSLAKTSLAVRGYSRRVDTPQLPFDPNTTPYCTWWIDNDGSSSCSDILSDWIISLDDFRRWNPSITAGCGGLETGKSYCVEAWGEPVPTTSTSLTTTAVPITTTTTTKTGNAPGPTQSGQVETCNRWDLVQDGDTCSVYLEKYPGLSLAKLVEWNPAIGSQCQNLWVETYLCTGIEGWSAPTTTTATTTTSPPGNGIPTPTPTQPGMIADCNAFHEVKSGDTCANIAQSAGISVSQFTAWNSGVGTGCTSLWLGYFVCVSRVGATATMTTTTTSAGNGIATPTPTLPGMVANCDAFYLVRSGDGCAAIASSKGISLAQLYAWNTNLGTSCTGLWAEYYVCVSIVGVSPTTTTKTTTRTATTTRTTTTQGNGVATPTPIQPGMTTSCKKFHKVVSGDQCGTIASKAGITLVNFLRWNPGVGGSACSSLWLGYYVCIAVL, encoded by the exons ATGGTACCGAACCCTGTCTTCCTCTTGACACTGGCCCTGAGCCTGGCAAAGACCTCGCTCGCGGTCCGCGGTTACTCGCGTCGAGTCGACACGCCGCAGCTGCCGTTTGACCCCAATACCACTCCGTACTGTACGTGGTGGATTGACAATGATGGGTCAAGCTCGTGCTCGGACATCCTCTCCGACTGGATTATCTCCCTCGATGACTTTAGGCGCTGG AATCCATCCATTACTGCTGGTTGCGGCGGGTTAGAGACAGGAAAGTCCTACTGTGTAGAGGCGTGGGGAGAGCCCGTGCCTACGACTAGTACTTCTCTGACAACTACGGCTGTCCCCATAACGACGACTACTACCACCAAGACCGGAAACGCCCCTGGCCCCACCCAGTCGGGTCAGGTCGAGACGTGCAACCGCTGGGACCTTGTCCAGGACGGTGATACCTGCAGCGTGTACCTTGAAAAATACCCCGGTCTGTCGTTGGCGAAGCTGGTGGAGTGGAATCCTGCTATTGGGAGTCAGTGCCAGAACCTGTGGGTTGAGACATAT CTCTGCACAGGCATCGAGGGATGGTCTGCACCTACGACCACCACAGCTACGACTACTACCTCTCCGCCGGGTAACGGGATCCCAACCCCAACGCCTACGCAGCCAGGCATGATCGCGGACTGCAACGCGTTCCATGAAGTGAAATCTGGCGACACGTGCGCGAACATCGCCCAGAGTGCAGGCATCTCGGTCTCGCAGTTTACAGCGTGGAACTCCGGCGTCGGGACGGGCTGCACCTCGCTGTGGCTCGGGTACTTTGTCTGTGTCTCGCGAGTGGGTGCTACGGCGACAATGACTACGACAACCACAAGCGCGGGTAACGGGATCGCCACGCCAACCCCAACACTCCCCGGGATGGTGGCGAACTGCGATGCTTTCTACCTAGTGAGATCAGGTGACGGGTGTGCCGCGATAGCCAGCAGCAAGGGAATAAGCCTTGCGCAGCTTTACGCGTGGAACACGAATCTCGGGACCAGCTGCACGGGCTTGTGGGCCGAGTACTACGTCTGCGTGTCCATCGTAGGTGTGTCTCCCACTACAACGACGAAAACAACCACACGGACGGCTACGACTACGAGAACCACCACAACGCAGGGCAATGGGGTGGCTACGCCCACGCCTATCCAACCGGGCATGACGACGTCGTGCAAGAAGTTCCACAAGGTTGTCTCGGGAGACCAGTGCGGAACGATTGCCTCCAAGGCGGGCATTACACTTGTCAACTTTCTGCGGTGGAATCCAGGTGTTGGCGGGTCAGCTTGTTCCTCGTTGTGGCTTGGGTATTATGTTTGCATTGCTGTGCTGTGA
- a CDS encoding uncharacterized protein (transcript_id=CADANIAT00007447) gives MSRLHLGWVAFLWTLLPSFSNAGQDVEGNKILRLGDAVPIDSPGTYYTDLHPCPAACGYNKPDSWTVYSAVERLTHCPETMLFDLAIKTPVDASDAFVKIRACTAGLPDNANTTANALYLAIAEDEHGLTTKRKRNVGECLSDSADEVKLSVQFGQQGGRTSQVDTAVAALEHLERFMGDDSNCDTPVLLAYTNGTVAGMYLGPGFGRDTATSVLGRLQKQVRENGVAETTLVQLCGVNRNAHHVLGVAVETTANVAAVQKFLSTWSNAECVADLDEMTEWDNISLSELDQGLGRSSRSSSERWAPSEADRTPLQPRAECTVEKAIAGDNCDTLAARCGITKPDLIKYNGSADLCLPGRILAGQRLCCNRGTLPDIRPKPNEDGSCFSYTVQPGDDCTTLALTYGLTNTVLERFNNKTTWGWNGCRNLNHGINICLSNGDPPMPAPVANAVCGPTKVGTERPTDGTPLQDLNPCPLNVCCNIWGQCGINEQFCIEKRGPAENPGTSPANTNGCISSCGVDIHNTDGDIVVPYGRVGYYESWNFNRKCLWLRAANANTNLAYTHIHWAFVEVDPSDWTVKIADPYNQWEDFKALDDVRRIVSFGGWGYSTEPETYDILRQAMSPPNRKAFATNVAAFVTEHELDGVDFDWEYPGAVDIPGTPPGLETDGPNYYKFLIVMRGQLAEGISLSIAAPASYWYLKAFPIDLMAKELDYIVFMTYDLHVNLTETTYALSMRESSYGRSFLMSEEGCTGPDCFFEGDRLNSPAAKGVCTDTGGYISNAEIDQIAFLGDNVQTWHDGASNSDIMSYTDDEYYDYKTGEGGEDLLPPLPDDPECTATYDGLEGIEKDFGRIHELCIGQYILEALQKNFTASLTAYDALMEDGYDGKFKAYAKAVVSASNKVVEDFMYKNGENYFSCIVTETIECCELCEDSYATNHPEINCRYCEEYDCVPEGNCDNPEVHCDPPEYRYRNMTQPCPPDYSMRGQSPPSDGRYTQSVYWTLEDPDAFWADLFTETGVAQEDIKWKDVNHFPCYPTEKHCADRQWDYNFPVPTEYDAEDVINPKDVVSEAYDKLKALGPELTDLIDAVSMPVLMVSDAIENMQSIVEIAEEIEEAKAKSILFAFLSAIFFFVPVVGEVMGAVSSLANIGRIVSLLGAAGNVALDVYTILDDPENAPLAIFSLILTPLALMDVVKVGQAAKARRGMPAADVAKLGDRLSGRLNLISKLKDRCTI, from the exons ATGTCCCGACTACACCTCGGATGGGTAGCCTTCCTGTGGACACTTCTCCCCTCATTTTCCAACGCTGGGCAAGATGTCGAGGGGAACAAGATCCTCCGCCTGGGCGACGCCGTACCCATCGACAGCCCCGGAACCTACTATACCGACCTCCACCCCTGCCCTGCAGCATGCGGCTACAACAAGCCCGATAGCTGGACGGTCTACTCTGCCGTCGAGCGGCTAACACACTGCCCGGAGACAATGCTCTTCGACCTCGCAATCAAGACTCCGGTCGATGCATCAGACGCCTTCGTCAAGATCCGCGCGTGCACTGCGGGACTGCCGGACAATGCGAATACCACCGCCAATGCCCTGTATCTGGCAATCGCGGAAGACGAACACGGGCTGACTACAAAGAGAAAGCGTAATGTGGGTGAGTGTCTGTCGGACTCTGCGGATGAGGTAAAACTGTCGGTGCAGTTTGGACAACAAGGCGGACGGACGAGTCAGGTTGACACCGCCGTTGCGGCTCTCGAGCACCTTGAGCGGTTCATGGGGGATGATTCGAACTGTGATACGCCAGTGCTTCTGGCCTACACCAACGGTACCGTTGCCGGTATGTACCTCGGCCCTGGCTTTGGAAGGGACACGGCCACCTCCGTGCTCGGGCGCCTCCAAAAGCAGGTCCGAGAGAATGGAGTGGCTGAGACGACCCTGGTGCAGCTTTGCGGGGTGAATCGCAATGCACACCATGTCCTCGGGGTCGCTGTTGAAACCACCGCGAACGTCGCGGCAGTGCAGAAGTTCTTGAGCACGTGGTCGAATGCTGAATGTGTGGCCGATCTTGATGAGATGACCGAGTGGGACAATATCTCGCTCTCAGAGCTCGATCAAGGCCTCGGGCGGAGTTCGCGTTCCAGCAGTGAGAGGTGGGCACCATCTGAGGCTGACCGGACCCCTCTGCAGCCTCGAGCAGAATGCACGGTGGAAAAGGCCATCGCCGGTGACAACTGTGATACGCTCGCCGCTCGGTGCGGGATCACCAAGCCCGATCTCATCAAGTATAATGGTAGCGCAGATCTCTGCCTGCCAGGGCGGATACTGGCCGGTCAGCGGTTGTGCTGCAACCGTGGGACACTGCCTGATATCCGGCCCAAGCCGAACGAGGACGGGTCCTGCTTCTCGTACACAGTGCAGCCGGGCGATGACTGCACGACGCTGGCGCTTACCTACGGCCTCACGAACACGGTTCTCGAGCGGTTCAACAACAAGACTACCTGGGGGTGGAACGGATGCCGGAACCTCAACCACGGAATCAATATTTGTCTGAGCAACGGCGATCCGCCCATGCCGGCCCCGGTGGCCAATGCAGTCTGCGGACCAACCAAGGTAGGCACTGAGCGTCCTACCGACGGGACACCGCTCCAAGACTTGAACCCCTGCCCCCTGAATGTATGCTGCAACATCTGGGGCCAGTGCGGTATCAACGAACAATTCTGCATTGAGAAGCGAGGGCCCGCCGAGAACCCAGGCACCTCGCCCGCCAACACCAACGGCTGCATCTCGAGCTGCGGTGTCGACATTCACAATACCGACGGCGACATTGTCGTTCCCTACGGGCGCGTCGGCTACTACGAGAGCTGGAACTTCAACCGCAAGTGTCTGTGGCTGCGCGCGGCGAACGCAAACACCAATCTGGCCTACACACATATTCACTGGGCGTTTGTAGAGGTCGACCCGTCGGACTGGACCGTGAAGATTGCTGATCCGTACAATCAATGGGAAGACTTCAAGGCACTGGACGATGTGCGGAGGATTGTCTCCTTTGGAGGCTGGGGCTATTCGACCGAGCCGGAGACGTACGATATACTTCGTCAGGCGATGAGTCCGCCGAATCGCAAGGCCTTTGCGACAAACGTTGCTGCGTTCGTCACAGAGCATGAACTAGACGGTGTAGACTTTGACTGGGAATATCCAGGG GCCGTGGATATACCTGGAACCCCACCGGGCCTTGAAACGGATGGTCCGAACTACTACAAATTTTTAATCGTGATGCGCGGGCAGCTGGCCGAGGGAATCTCTTTATCAATTGCTGCGCCGGCTTCGTACTGGTATCTCAAGGCCTTCCCTATTGACCTGATGGCTAAGGAGCTGGATTATATTGTGTTCATGACCTATGATCTTCATG TCAATCTTACTGAGACAACCTACGCTCTGTCCATGA GGGAGTCCAGCTACGGGCGGTCGTTCCTAATGAGTGAGGAAGGATGCACGGGGCCTGACTGCTTCTTCGAAGGGGACCGGCTCAACTCTCCAGCAGCCAAGGGCGTCTGTACAGACACCGGGGGCTACATCTCCAATGCCGAGATTGACCAGATTGCGTTCCTCGGCGACAATGTGCAAACCTGGCACGATGGGGCCTCGAACTCGGATATCATG TCGTATACGGATGACGAGTACTACGACTACAAAACGGGAGAGGGGGGCGAGGATCTTCTACCCCCGTTGCCCGATGACCCAGAATGCACTGCCACATATGATGGTTTAGAAGGCATCGAAAAGGACTTTGGTCGCATCCATGAGCTCTGCATCGGTCAATATATCCTCGAAGCCCTCCAGAAGAACTTCACCGCGTCGCTAACCGCGTACGACGCGTTGATGGAAGATGGCTACGACGGCAAGTTCAAAGCCTACGCCAAAGCCGTGGTCTCCGCGTCCAACAAGGTCGTCGAGGACTTTATGTACAAGAACGGCGAGAACTACTTTAGCTGCATTGTCACGGAGACGATCGAGTGCTGTGAGTTGTGCGAGGACTCCTATGCCACCAACCACCCAGAGATCAACTGCCGGTACTGCGAGGAGTACGATTGCGTGCCAGAGGGTAACTGCGACAACCCCGAGGTTCACTGCGATCCCCCCGAGTACCGGTACCGGAACATGACGCAACCGTGCCCGCCGGACTATTCGATGCGCGGGCAGTCGCCGCCGTCCGACGGGCGGTATACGCAGTCTGTGTACTGGACACTCGAGGACCCCGACGCGTTCTGGGCAGACCTCTTCACTGAGACGGGCGTGGCGCAAGAGGATATCAAGTGGAAGGACGTGAACCATTTCCCCTGCTACCCAACCGAAAAGCACTGCGCGGACAGGCAATGGGACTACAACTTCCCGGTTCCGACCGAATACGACGCCGAAGATGTGATCAACCCCAAGGACGTCGTCTCCGAAGCGTACGATAAGCTCAAAGCCCTAGGGCCGGAACTCACAGAC CTAATCGACGCCGTTTCCATGCCCGTGCTCATGGTCTCCGACGCAATCGAAAACATGCAGTCCATTGTCGAGATCgccgaggagattgaagaggcaAAGGCCAAGTCTATCTTGTTCGCCTTCCTCAgcgccatcttcttctttgtcccCGTCGTGGGCGAGGTCATGGGCGCCGTCAGCTCCCTCGCGAATATCGGCCGCATTGTCTCGCTCCTGGGTGCCGCGGGCAATGTGGCCCTCGACGTCTATACAATCCTCGACGATCCTGAAAATGCTCCTCTGGCTATCTTTAGCTTAATCCTGACGCCGCTGGCGCTTATGGATGTTGTCAAGGTTGGCCAGGCTGCCAAAGCGCGCAGAGGGATGCCCGCCGCGGATGTTGCAAAATTGGGCGATAGGCTTTCTGGGAGGTTGAATCTTATTTCGAAGCTCAAGGATAGGTGTACAATCTAG
- a CDS encoding uncharacterized protein (transcript_id=CADANIAT00007452) — protein MLDEDIHLPKRRKVRKGTQSCWECKRRKVRCMFSSAGHAICNNCRRRGTACVSQELPDTTGTSSGQSQVEARLSLVEELIERLVDARATPSLERDGPDAGSPVYRAVPSRPPTTTRPLPVGPGPDQYEELSRDLLDVWPSRDDLETISSLPVGLLCLPLCWRTCALPGDQSPREMLKLPASGAHPVLIAQRLLRLGIFLQGVPPAAIKQLGDRGVSYRETMTRSVERAIALVTTNDELITSVEGLECIMMEVMYQNYAGNLRRAWMAVKRAISAAQIMGFHRAQDLPASRFLDPATRAAFDADNICFRLVQMDHYLSLMLGLPQTAPEGRFAIPTDLPDLDPQDRLERLHCTVSGRIVQRNDAGINDLSITCEADKLLQTAAAEMPPQWWLPPTFSEDSNLVADTIRLMIQFTHHHLLARLHLPYMLRSSTSTDHNHDRSRTIAVNASRELLSRYILFRSRNPADYYCRGCDFLAFVATTIMCLAHINTNTHSNSNNTNPFDPLTHSRPTDRGLMERTAEIIASTAAAEYGVSEAIAPKLNRIIRHLLDVESNAANGTIYSTSTSSSAADGDEGEIGGALSQGGKSLQIRIPYFGTIRLERGHGSILKGSEVEVQGQGTAAGSYGMASAHAEVPVSSSWGVDHDIRTSHSQVPISNESGGIESQLDSMYSGAEDDWNLQGIDVALFDSLFRGIGIPDADTNGEAWI, from the coding sequence ATGCTCGACGAAGATATCCATCTCCCCAAACGGAGAAAAGTCCGTAAAGGCACCCAGAGCTGCTGGGAATGCAAGCGACGCAAAGTACGATGTATGTTCTCTTCGGCCGGACACGCCATCTGCAACAACTGCCGGCGCCGGGGGACGGCATGTGTTAGTCAAGAGCTGCCTGACACCACAGGCACATCTTCGGGGCAGAGCCAGGTCGAGGCGAGACTTAGCCTtgttgaagagctcatcGAACGATTGGTCGATGCTCGCGCGACCCCGAGCCTGGAAAGAGACGGGCCAGATGCGGGATCGCCGGTGTATAGAGCAGTCCCCTCAAGACCGCCAACGACAACGAGACCGCTACCGGTTGGACCGGGCCCCGACCAGTACGAGGAGCTATCTCGTGACTTGCTCGATGTGTGGCCCAGTCGAGACGATCTCGAGACCATCAGCTCTCTCCCCGTCGGTCTCCTTTGCCTACCGCTCTGTTGGAGAACGTGCGCTCTGCCCGGCGACCAGTCGCCCCGGGAGATGCTTAAGCTGCCAGCATCAGGCGCTCATCCTGTGCTTATTGCACAGAGACTGCTGAGGCTTGGTATATTCCTGCAGGGCGTCCCTCCGGCAGCTATTAAGCAGCTGGGTGACCGTGGAGTCTCGTACCGTGAGACCATGACCCGCTCCGTTGAGCGAGCAATCGCACTGGTCACGACCAACGACGAACTCATTACCTCCGTCGAGGGGCTCGAGTGTATCATGATGGAGGTCATGTACCAGAACTATGCTGGGAACCTGCGCCGGGCGTGGATGGCCGTCAAGCGCGCAATATCGGCCGCGCAGATAATGGGCTTCCATCGCGCCCAAGACCTGCCTGCCTCCCGATTCCTGGACCCAGCCACGCGCGCCGCCTTTGACGCCGACAATATCTGCTTCCGTCTCGTGCAGATGGACCACTATCTCTCTCTCATGCTCGGGCTACCGCAAACGGCACCCGAAGGCCGCTTCGCAATCCCCACAGACCTGCCAGATCTCGATCCGCAGGACCGTCTTGAACGCCTTCACTGCACGGTCTCCGGCCGCATCGTGCAGCGCAACGACGCGGGCATCAATGACCTCTCCATCACCTGTGAGGCCGACAAGCTTTTGCAGACCGCCGCTGCCGAGATGCCTCCGCAGTGGTGGCTACCGCCAACCTTCAGCGAAGATTCGAACCTCGTTGCGGATACTATCCGGCTGATGATCCAATTCacccaccaccacctccttGCCCGGCTTCATCTTCCGTACATGCTCCGCTCGTCCACTTCGACAGACCACAATCACGACCGCAGCCGAACCATAGCCGTCAATGCCAGCCGCGAGCTCCTATCCCGttacatcctcttccgcagcAGAAACCCGGCTGATTACTACTGTCGCGGCTGCGATTTTCTAGCCTTTGTCGCGACGACCATCATGTGCCTTGCGCATATCAACACGAACACCCACTCCAACTCCAATAATACGAACCCTTTTGACCCGCTCACGCACAGCCGTCCCACGGATCGGGGCCTAATGGAGCGCACTGCCGAGATTATCGcctccacagccgcagccgagTACGGCGTCTCCGAAGCGATAGCACCTAAACTGAATCGCATTATCCGGCACCTGCTCGACGTAGAATCGAATGCCGCGAATGGGACGATATATAGCACAAGTACGAGCTCGAGTGCGGCGGACGGCGATGAGGGAGAGATTGGTGGGGCTCTGAGCCAGGGTGGAAAGTCACTGCAGATTCGCATTCCGTATTTCGGGACGATTAGGCTTGAGCGAGGGCACGGGAGTATTCTAAAGGGTTCGGAGGTTGAAGTACAGGGTCAAGGAACGGCTGCGGGCAGCTATGGAATGGCCAGTGCACATGCAGAAGTTCCAGTCAGCAGCAGTTGGGGAGTGGACCATGATATTCGAACAAGCCACTCGCAAGTTCCTATATCTAATGAGTCTGGGGGAATTGAATCTCAACTAGACTCAATGTACTCGGGCGCGGAAGACGATTGGAATCTCCAGGGCATTGACGTAGCCCTGTTCGATAGTCTCTTCCGCGGGATTGGGATCCCAGATGCAGACACGAACGGAGAAGCATGGATATAG
- a CDS encoding 3CxxC-type zinc finger protein (transcript_id=CADANIAT00007451) yields MFLNTSILCQNAPVFILFLFLLVCCHPFLFHLPSSSSNHSTDYRDSMALIQFSKSPLTYSTARLSADLNMPSHKAENRKVHSMYPDHHSSVVELLKPFGIEMEFHPVDTNETPCGNRMLMKHTNIMGVFSCYNKSCSSHGWASKMVAATIRMYCRAGKGVIKHRKGEGGADKPGLYNVRVYHQRCKKCNFLSSPKLDETYAERVAYYLKMWHGVTVERPVYVRKSKAPHARQFCEGCKAGVCRYSTSLDGVSD; encoded by the coding sequence ATGTTCTTGAATACAAGTATTCTCTGTCAGAATGCTCCAGTCTTTAttttatttctctttctcctcgtctGTTGTCATCCCTTTCTGTTTCACCTcccttcctcatcttccaaCCACTCAACAGACTACCGCGACAGTATGGCTCTCATCCAGTTCTCCAAGTCACCTCTAACATACTCAACAGCACGATTAAGTGCAGACCTTAATATGCCGTCTCACAAGGCGGAGAATCGCAAGGTTCACTCGATGTATCCAGATCACCATTCCTCTGTCGTCGAGCTTCTCAAGCCCTTTGGCATCGAAATGGAGTTTCACCCCGTCGACACCAATGAAACTCCCTGCGGAAACCGCATGCTCATGAAACATACCAACATCATGGGCGTTTTTTCCTGTTATAACAAATCCTGCTCTTCCCACGGCTGGGCCAGCAAGATGGTTGCAGCCACTATCCGCATGTATTGCAGGGCCGGGAAGGGCGTAATCAAGCATAGGAAAGGTGAAGGGGGAGCTGACAAGCCGGGCCTCTACAATGTCCGCGTTTACCACCAGCGCTGCAAGAAATGCAACTTTCTCAGCAGCCCGAAGCTGGACGAGACCTATGCGGAACGCGTTGCGTATTATCTAAAAATGTGGCATGGGGTTACGGTTGAGCGGCCCGTTTACGTTAGGAAGAGCAAGGCGCCACATGCTAGGCAATTTTGTGAAGGGTGCAAGGCAGGCGTTTGCCGGTACTCGACGAGTCTGGATGGTGTCTCCGATTGA
- a CDS encoding uncharacterized protein (transcript_id=CADANIAT00007450), giving the protein MSLKRNQIKVDEALAINLKFGGLIVWPKFWFSLFSPFSPPTHSVLVSLTPKSSSALRACCTFIRVDNSGSSTAERTGSPVFHTLWSKQQKYIKNTSTRKQLIEALND; this is encoded by the exons ATGTCAC TTAAAAGGAATCAGATAAAAGTCGACGAAGCCCTCGCTATTAATCTTAAGTTTGGAGGACTCATAGTGTGGCCGAAATTTTGGTTCTCActcttctcacccttctcacccCCCACTCACTCAG TCTTAGTGTCTCTCACCCCTaaaagcagcagcgcacTCAGGGCTTGTTGCACTTTTATCCGCGTTGATAATAGTGGCTcaagtacggctgagcggacgggaagccctgttttccacaccctatggtc CAAGCAACAAAAGTACATCaagaacaccagcaccaggaAGCAGCTAATAGAAGCACTCAATGATTAA